A stretch of the Actinoalloteichus fjordicus genome encodes the following:
- a CDS encoding amidase gives MLGSDRPSTRRGRRWRAATAIALAVGMTVPAAAQAETHPPGPPRNPAPEVVGVGVHELSTMLAERQTTSAALVEAYLRRIDAYEEAYDDQPGLHAVITVNPRATAQARRLDAERRSGRVRGPLHGIPIVIKDNHDTGDLPTSNGSLALRELRPPDDATQVRLLREAGAIILAKTNLHEFAMNITTVSSLGGQTRNPYDQQRHPGGSSGGTGAAVAAAFAPVGMGSDTCGSIRIPAAHNALVGLRPTLGLSSRAGVAPLSSTQDTVGPLGLSVRDVALVLDATAGHDPDDPVTEAAVGRVPDTYLSTLNDRALAGARIGLFTDYFGVTPEEQPTTDLVRAAARDMAARGAETVELGPQPEILAAAGAANVVRDEFERDLDAYLAAPGTRAPRSLARLEPPRNLVTLADIATSGLVTPSVLSTLRNWVDSPELPHPEYEERLRQREVLHARITALMTAHDLDVILYPTITAPATPVGTSQSYANCRLAAYSGLPALTVPAGLTADGLPVGVELLGRAFDEPTLLGIGHAYEQATRHRIPPASTPELTPA, from the coding sequence GTCGGTGTGCACGAGTTGTCCACGATGCTCGCGGAGCGACAGACCACCTCGGCCGCGCTGGTCGAGGCGTACCTGCGCCGGATCGACGCCTACGAAGAGGCCTACGACGACCAGCCCGGCCTGCACGCGGTGATCACCGTCAATCCGAGGGCGACGGCGCAGGCCCGCAGGCTGGACGCCGAGCGACGCAGCGGCCGGGTTCGCGGTCCCTTGCACGGCATCCCGATTGTGATCAAGGACAACCACGACACGGGCGACCTGCCGACCTCCAACGGCTCGCTCGCGCTGCGCGAGCTGCGACCGCCCGACGACGCCACCCAGGTGCGCCTGCTGCGCGAGGCAGGGGCGATCATCCTGGCCAAGACGAACCTGCACGAGTTCGCCATGAACATCACCACCGTCAGCTCGCTGGGCGGTCAGACCCGCAATCCCTATGACCAGCAACGGCATCCCGGCGGTTCCAGCGGGGGGACCGGCGCGGCGGTGGCGGCGGCGTTCGCCCCGGTGGGCATGGGTTCGGACACCTGCGGGTCGATTCGCATCCCCGCCGCGCACAACGCGCTGGTCGGGCTGCGGCCGACGCTGGGCCTGTCCAGCCGCGCGGGAGTGGCCCCGCTGTCGAGCACCCAGGACACCGTCGGGCCGCTCGGTCTGTCGGTGCGCGACGTCGCACTGGTGCTGGACGCGACGGCAGGCCACGATCCGGACGACCCGGTGACCGAGGCCGCCGTCGGCCGCGTGCCGGACACGTATCTGTCCACCTTGAACGACCGCGCGCTCGCGGGCGCCAGGATCGGCCTGTTCACCGACTACTTCGGCGTCACCCCGGAGGAACAGCCCACGACCGATCTCGTCCGCGCGGCGGCACGGGACATGGCCGCGCGAGGCGCCGAGACGGTGGAACTGGGGCCGCAGCCGGAGATCCTGGCGGCGGCGGGCGCGGCGAACGTGGTCCGCGACGAGTTCGAGCGGGACCTCGACGCCTATCTCGCCGCACCGGGGACACGTGCGCCCCGCAGCCTCGCACGACTCGAGCCGCCGAGGAATCTCGTGACCCTGGCCGACATCGCGACCTCGGGTCTGGTGACGCCCAGTGTCCTGTCGACCCTGCGGAACTGGGTGGACAGCCCGGAACTGCCGCATCCGGAGTACGAGGAGCGGCTGCGGCAGCGCGAGGTGCTGCACGCACGGATCACCGCGTTGATGACGGCGCACGACCTGGACGTGATCCTCTATCCGACGATCACCGCCCCCGCGACCCCGGTGGGCACCAGCCAGTCCTACGCGAACTGTCGGCTGGCCGCGTACAGCGGACTGCCCGCGTTGACCGTCCCGGCGGGTCTGACCGCCGACGGACTGCCGGTGGGCGTGGAGTTGCTGGGGCGGGCCTTCGACGAGCCGACGCTGCTGGGCATCGGGCACGCCTACGAACAGGCGACCCGACACCGGATTCCGCCCGCGAGCACACCGGAGCTGACACCGGCCTGA